The nucleotide window GTGCCGTGCACGACGCGGCGCGCAGCAGCACCCTGCGTCGGCTGGCCGCGGTCGGGCTGGCCGGGTACGGCGTCGTCCACCTGCTGGTGGCCGGGCTGGTGCTCCAGCTCGCCTGGCGCGGCGGCGGCCCGCGCAGCAGCGGGCAGGAGAGCACCGCCGACCCCACCGGTGCCCTCGCCGTGCTGGCCGGGTCGACCGCCGGCCGGTCGCTGCTGGTGCTGCTGGCCGTCGGCTTCGCCGCGCTGACGGTGTGGCAGGCGGTCGAGGTGCTGCGGCACCGCCGGGCGGTGCCGCAGCCCGGGCCGGAGCGGCGGGCCGCGGTGCTCCAGCTGCTGCGCACCGTGGGCAGCGCGCTGGTCTACGGCTGGCTGACCTGGCTGACGGTGCGGGCCGCGCTGGCGGGCGGGCAGCAGCGCGACGACGAGCAGCGGTCCGCCCGCGGGGTGCTCGCGCTGCCGGGCGGGCAGTGGCTGGTGGTCGGCGCCGGCGTCGTGCTGGTGGTCATCGGGGTGTACCAGCTGCAGAAGGGCTGGCGGGCCGGGTTCCTCGACGAGCTGGACCTCGACGGCCTCCCGCCGCGGCTGGGCCGGCTGACCCGGGTGGTGTGCCAGGGGGCGTTCGTGGCCAAGGGCGCCTCCTTCGCCGCCGTGGGCGTGGTGCTCGGCTGGGCGGCCGCCACCTTCGACCCCGACCAGGCGACCGGGCTGGACGGCGCCCTGCAGACGATCGTGGCGACCCGGTACGGGCCGTGGGTGCTGACCGGCATCGCGGCCGGGTTCGCCGCCTTCAGCGTGTACTGCTTCACCCGGGCCCGGCACCCGGTCAGCTGATCGCCGACCGGCGGTCGGCCCTCGCCCGTGCGAGGCTGTCCGCCGCGTGATCGTCGAGCGCCTGCGTCCGGAGCCGGCGACGGTCGTCGGGGGCGCGGTGACAGGAGGAGACGGTCATGGGCACCTCGGGGAACGTCGTGGGCTCCTCCGGGAACGCAGCGCAGCGGGCCGGTGACAGCCGGGCACTCGAGCGCCTCGCCCAGGTCGGCCTGACCGCCTACGGCGTCGTGCACCTGCTCATCGCGTGGCTGGCCCTCCAGCTGGCCTGGGGCGGCGGCGGCGGGTCCGCCGACCAGTCCGGCGCGATGGCCACCCTGGCGGGGGAGCCGCTGGGCAGGGCGCTGCTGTGGGTGCTGGTGGTCGGGCTGGTCGCGCTCGCCGTCTGGCAGCTGGCCGAGGTGCTGCGGCACCGCGCCGGCCTGCAGGCTCAGGGCGAGGCACGCAAGAAGGCCGCCGGCAAGGTCGTCAAGGCGGTCGCGAAGACCGTCGTGTACCTCTTCCTCGCCGTCACCGCCCTGCGGTTCGCCACCGGCGGCGGGCAGTCCAGCTCCGACCAGCAGCAGTCGACCGTCGCCGGGGTGTTCGGCTGGCCGGGCGGGCGGTTCCTGGTCGGCGTCGCCGCGCTCGTGGTGATCGGCGTCGGGGTCTACCACGTGCGCAAGGGCGTCACCGGCCACTTCCTGAAGGAGATCGACACCGCGCGGGCCGGTGCCGGGCAGCGCCGGGTGATCGAGCGGCTCGGCCAGGTCGGCTACCCCGCCAAGGGCGTGGCGCTGGCGCTGGTGGGCGGGCTGCTCGGCTGGGCGGCGGTCACCTTCGACCCGGAGAAGGCCAGCGGGCTCGACGGCGCGATGCGCACCCTGCTCGACGCTCCCTTCGGCAAGGTCCTGCTCACCCTGGTGGCCCTGGGCATCGCCGCGTTCGGCGTCTTCTGCCTGTTCCGCGCCCGCTACCCCGAGCGCACCTGAGCCCGGTGCACGTCGTCCCGCGCCGGGTGCACGACGCCGTCACCCGCGCCCGTGAGGTCACCGACCACCCGGTGCTCACCCACCTGGCCCGCGTCGGCCTGGTCGCCTACGGCGTCCTGCACGTGCTCATCGGCTGGCTGGCGTTCCGGATCGCCTGGTCCGAGACGCCCCGCACCGAGGACGCCGACCAGACCGGGGCGCTGCAGACCGTCGCCGGCTCCCCCGGTGGCCGGGTGCTGCTGTGGGTGATCGGGCTCGGCATGCTCGCGCTCGCGGTGTGGCAGGCCGGTGAGGTGCTGCGCTGGTGGACCGGGCTGCTGCGTCCCGGGCACCGGCGGCGGGTGGCGGTCGTGTGCGCCAAGTGCGGGGCGAAGGCGGTGGTCTACGCCGTGCTCGGGGTGACCGCGCTGTTCTTCGCCGTCGGCGCCGAGTACGACGCCGCCGTCCGGTTCCGCGACCTCACCGACGACGCGCTGCACGTGCCCGGCGGTGCCGCGCTCGTGGTGGCCGTGGGCGTCGGCGTGGTGGCCGTCGGGCTCTACACGCTGGTGCGCGGGGTGACCGGCGGGTTCATGCGGGACGTCGACCTCGACGCCGCCCCCGACCGGGTCGAGCCGTTCATCCAGCGGGTCGGCGCGGTGGGCTACGTCGCCAAGGGCATCGCGTTCGCGGTCTCCGGCGGGCTGCTGGTGTACGCCGCGGCCACCTCCGACGTGTCGACGGCCACCGGCCTGGACGGCGCGATGAACGCCATCGGCGCCGTGCCCACGGGGCAGTGGCTGCTCACCGCCGTAGCGGTCGGGTTCGCCGCGTTCGGGGTCTACGCGCTGGCCCGGGCCCGCTACCCCGACCGCGACCCGGCCAGCTGACCCCGGCCACCCCGGCCCGAGCGGGTGTCAGGCGAGGGCGACCAGGCCGGCGCCGGTGGGCGCGAAGCCGCAGCCGTCGAGGTAGAAGCCGCGCAGGTGCTCCTCGAAGTCCACGTGCAGCCACTCGCAGCCGGTCCCGCGGGAGCCGGCGACCGCGGCGCGCACCAGGGCCGACCCGATGCCCTGCCGGCGGCGGTCGGCGCGCACGAGGGTGTCGAGCAGGAAGGCGTGCACGCCGCCGTCCCAGGCCACGTTCACGAACCCGACCAGCTCGGCACCGTCGACGGCGGTCACCCAGCCGAGGCTGAACCGCTCGACCTGGGCGTTCCAGTCGTCGTCGAGGAGGCGGTGCCCGAAGCCCTCGGCGTGCAGCGCGTTGACGTCGTCGTTGGAGAAGGCGCCGCGCCAGGTGGTGGTGACCATCACCAGATCATGGACGCCGGCCCGGTCACCCGACGACGGTGAAGACGTCCCGGAGGCCGGTGATCTCCAGCGGACGGACGACGGCCCGGGTGCCGCCGACCCGCATCTGCAGCGTGCGGCCGCCGGCCTGGGCGGCGCGGTGCGCGGTGGCCAGGGCGGAGAGCCCGGCGGAGTCGAGGAAGCTGACCCCGGTCAGGTCGACCTCCACGGTGACGGTGCCCGGGCGCTCGAGCACCTCGAGCAGGCAGGTGCGCAGTCCGGGGGCGGTCGTGGAGTCGATCTCACCGCTCACCGTGATCACGGCGCCGTCGGCCGAGGTGGCGGCGCGGACGTCGATGCGGGTGGGGTCGAGATCGATGGGGAGTGCGGTCAAGCGGACCTCCGGCAGGCCAGGGCCGACGACGGACGTCGACCGTGAGCGCCGAGCAGACGTGCACTCGGTCGCGGCTGGTGGTTGAACCGCGACCAGGACGCTAGGCACCAGATCGGTCGCGCACAAGAGGTCGTCGGCGTGGCGGCTCCCGCCACGCCGGTGCTCACAGCCTCCACACCGGGCGTGTCCGGGGTCTCCTCCCCACCGGCGGTCATCGGCGACGGCACACAGGAGCCGGGCGGATACTGGTCGGCATGTCGAAGCGGACGATCGTCGCCGGGGTCGTGTGGGTGGTGCTGAGCGTCCTGGCGTTCACCGTGGACCCGATCCTCGGTGCGGTCGTGCTGATCTTCGGCGCCGCCGCCGTCGTCGTCGTCCAGCTGGCCAGCACCTGGGACGAGCACCCCGACTACGAGGCGCGCGAACAGGTCCGGGCCCGGCGGCGCAAGGCCAAGTGGGAGCGCAACTCCGGGTCCCGCGAGAAGGACGCCGCGCGCTACGCCGCCCACCTGGCGCGGCAGGCCGCCCGGGCCCGCGACGGGCAGGCCGGCACCACGCCCCGTTCCGACGCCGACACGACCTCCTGACCACCCGCCGGCAAACCGGTGGACGGCGGCCGCACGGCGGTCGTACCGTCCCCGCCATGGGCTCCTGACACGGCCGCACCCCCGATGAGCTGACGCGGGCTGCACAGCAGCACCGCCGTCGGCCGGTCCCGCACCGGCCGGCCCCGCACCCCGCTCGTCCCGGCGCGCCCGCCGGCCGCCGGCCGCACCCTCCTGGAGGCCCCCGTGTCACGACCCACCCCTGCCCTCGACGCCGTCGCCGAGGCCCGCGCCCAGCTGCCCGAGGACGCCCATGCCGACCTCGACCGGCTCGTCCACGGCGTGCTGGCCGGCCGGGCGCCCGCGCTCGGCGCCGCGCTGCGCAGCCAGCTGCCCGGCACCGGCGGGGTGCGCTGGCTGCACGCCGAGGGCCTCGCGCCCACGGCCCGCCCGTCGGCGCTGACCGCGGCGCAGTGGCTGTCGCTCTTCAGCACCTGGCAGGCCGCCCAGCCGGCGCCCCGCTCGGGCGGCCGCAGCGAGGGCCACGGCCCGCGGGCCGACAGCCGGCACGGCCACGCCCCCGGCGCCCAGGCCGCCCCCCGCTGGTTCTGACGGCCCCGTCCGAGCCTGCGAGGGGTGCGGAGGACGGGGTCCTCCCGATGCTCCCCACCACTCGCAGGCCCGTGGCGGGCCCCTGCAGGAGGAGCGCAGGACCCGCGATCGGTCGGTCGTCGGGGCGGGTCGGACGGTCGCTCGCCGGGTGATCGCTCAGCCGACGCTGTCCTCCGCGGCGAGCTCGGCGGCGCGCTGGGGGTGAGCGAAGGCCTCGGCCAGGGCCTGGCGCAGCGGCCAGGCCCCGGCCCGCCAGGCCAGCGCCCGGCCCAGCGCCGCGGGCGTACCGTCGACCGCGTCATTGTCGGCCCCGGGCCACCAGGCGACGCTGCGGCCACCGCTGACGGTGAGCGTCGGGTGCACCGCCACCGACCCGGTCAGCTCGGCCAGCCCCAGCCGGGTGGCGGCCAGCCGCGCCCCGGGCACCTCCGACCAGGCGACGGTGCGCGCCGCCCGGCTGGTCACCCGCGCCTGCTCCAGCTCGCTGGCCAACGGCAGGTCGAGCAGGTCGGCGACCGCCTCCGGGGCACCACCGGCCGGCACCAGCGGCGCATCGACCAGTGGCTGCAACCAGGGTGCGTCGAGCACGACGGCCTCGGCGCTGACCCGGTCCGGTGCCACCCGCACCCGCGCCGGCGGCTCGACGTCCACGCCGTCCAGCGCGGCGGCGAGCCGGGCGTAGACACGGGCCAGCACGGGCGGGCCGACGGTGCGCTGCGGGTCGCCGAGCCGGTGCAGCAGCTCCACCGCGTCGTCGACGTCGGCCAGCAGGTCGGCCACGGTCGCGGCCGGGCGCAGCAGCTCCAGCACCGCCGGCGGCAGGTCCGGGACGGGTTCGTACAGTCCCTGCAGCTCGACGCCGTCGGCCGCCCGGAGCTGGTCGGGACGGGTGCCGCCCAGCACGGGTGAGGTGCGCAGCCACCAGCGCAGGTGGCCCGGCACGGCGGTGCCGCCGAGGTCGACGTCCGCACGCGCGGTCGCCGGCAGGGCGGCCAGCAGCGGCAGCGCCCGGTCCCAGTCCCGCACCAGCTCCAGGTCGCGGACGGCGGTCAGCGGGGGCCAGTCCGGCGGTGGCGCACCGTCCGGCAGCCGGTCCAGCACCGCCTCCGCCCACTCCTCGGCCCGGTCGACGTCGAGCTCTTCCGGGTCGGCGGCGGTGACGAGGGCGAAGGTGTCCAGGACGCCGACCGCGCGCAGCGCACCCGCGTCCTGCCCGGTGGCGACCTCCGGGTCGAGGGTGCCCAGCGCGCCGGGGGCCAGCACGTCGGCCAGCGGTGAGCCCGGGAGGACGAGCTCCCCGGCGGGCGCCCAGCCGCCGTCGTCGTCGGGCAGCGCCAGCTCGGCCAGCCACGGCAGCTCGCCGGGGCGCGGTCCGGCCGCGGCGACCAGGGTGAGCACGGCGACGGCCAGCGGCTCGACGTCCTCGCCGTCGTCCGCCCGGTCCAGCGAGGTCTCCACCGCGGCCCGGACGTCGGGGTCGGCGAGCACCGCGGCCGCCGTCGCCGGGCGGGCACCGAGCCGCTCGAGCACGCGCCGGGCGGGGCCGACGGCCACGGCCGGGTCGGCGATCCGCAGCCCCAGCGGGGCCAGCCGGCCAGCGGGCAGCGCGGCGTCGGCCAGCAGCACGCCGGCCGGGGTCTGCGCGGTGCGCCCGTCGGCGAGCGGCACCGGCAGCGCGGCCAGCTCCTCCCGGTCGGCGCCGTCGAGGGCGGCGTAGAGGTCGGCCCACCACTCCCCCGGTCGCCGCACGCCGCGCACCGCCTCGACGACGTCGGCCAGCCCCGCCCGGCGCACCCCGAGCGCGGCCCGCACCGGGGCGTCGCGGCGGTGCGACCAGCCGGCCGGCAGCAGCCCGGGCAGGACGCCGACCAACGCGGCCACCCGCTCGTCGGTCGCCTCGTCGAGCGCGACGGCGCGGTCGGGCCGCAGCGGCCGCTCCTCCGGGTCGGCCGGCGGCAGCCACGCCGTCGCGGTGAGCCGGTCGAGCACCGCCGTGCACAGCGCCGCGTCCAGCGCGGCGGCGGCCAGGCCCACCCCGGGCACCAGCCGCAGCAGCACCGGGTCGGCGGGCAGCGCGGCGAGCAGCTCCGCGTAGCCGTCGGCGGCGGCCTGCACCAGCGCGTCGGTGACCGGCCCGGGCGCGACGTGCCGCCGGTCGGGGCCCAGCGGGAAGGGGGCGACCAGCCGGGCGGGCAGCGACAGCGGCTCGTCGCTGGGGGTCGGGGCGTGCAGCACCTGCCGGCCGGGCAGCGGAGCCGGGACGCCGGCCTCGTCCAGCGGGACCGCCCAGGTGAGGGTGGCCGCGCGGCGCCCGCGCTCCTCGACCGGGCGGTCGGCGAGCAGCTCGGCGGGCAGCTGCACGGTGCGCTGCACGAGCTGCCACGTCCTCGTCCGGTCGCCGTCGCCGAGCCGGACCCGGCCGCCGTCGTCCTCCCGGGTCAGCGTCCGGGTCGCCCCGTCGACGACCACGTCGACCCGGGCCAGTGCGGGCAGCGCGAGCAGCAGCTCGGCGTCCAGCGCGTGCAGCGCGGCCCGGACGGCGTCGGCACTGCCCGGCCGCAGCGGCAGCACGACCTCGGTGGCCAACCCGGCCGGCGGGGCGCCGTCGGCGTCGAAGGGCAGCCGCAGCACCGGGACGGCGCCGCCCCGGCGGGCGAGCTCCGCGGCCAGCGCCGGCACGGCGGCGACGGCGGCCCGGGTGTCCTCGGCGGAGAAGCGCACCGACCGTCCGGTGGACACCACGGCGGGGGCGTCGCTGACGGCCAGCACCGCGGCGAAGCCGACACCGAAGCGGCCCACGGCGTCGGCGGCGTCCCGCTTGGCCGATGCGCGGAGGGTGGCCAGCGCCTGCACGCCGTCGTCGTCCAGCGGGGCGCCGGTGTTGCCCGCGCGGAGCACGTCCCCGGTCAGCTCCAGGCGCAGGTGCCCGGGGACGCCGGTGCGGGCCGCGGCGTCGGCGGCGTTCTGGGCGAGCTCGACCAGCAGCCGGTCGCGGTAGCCGCCGCGGACCAGGTCCTCCTCGGCGTTGGCGTCCTCGCGGAAGCGGGCCGGGGAGTCGGTCCAGGCGGCGAGCACCCGGCGGCGCAGTTCGGTGGGCTCCGGCACGCCCGCAGCATGCCCTGCCCCGGGCCACCGGTCAGCGCAGGGCGCTGTGGCCCTCGGGGAGCTGGACGGGGCCGGCCTCGGCGGGTCGCGGCCGGTCCTCCCGGTGCGCGCGGATGGCCAGCAGCGCCACGTCGTCGTCGACCCGGCCGGCCAGCTCACCGAGCACCCGGTCGCAGAGCTGCTCCAGCGGCAGCTGCCCGATCTCCTGCAGCAGCCCGACCAGCCACGCCTCGCCCTCGTCGAGCGGGACGCCGGGCCGCTCGATGAGGCCGTCGGTGTAGAGCAGGACCGTCGAGCCCGGCTGCAGCAGGTGCAGGTGGTCGGCCCGGCGGGCGCCCGGGTCGACGCCCAGCAGCAGGTCCGCGGGCCGCTCCAGCACCTCGACGCTGCCGTCGGGGCGCACCAGCAGGGGGGCGGGATGCCCGGCGTTGGACCAGCGCAGCACCCGGCCGCCGTCGACCTGCTCGACGGTGGCCAGGACCGCGGTGGCCAGCGTGCCGATGGCCAGGTCGCGCATCGCCAGGTCCAGGCCGCTGAGCACCTGCGCCGGGGTGCCCCCGCCGCTGTGCGCGACGCCGCGGAGCACGTTGCGCACCTGCGCCATCGCCGCGGCGGCGATGCTGTCGTGGCCGGTGACGTCGCCGATGACCAGCGCGGTGCGGCCGTCGGCGAGCACGAAGCTGTCGTACCAGTCGCCACCCACCTGGGCCTGGCGCGCCGCGGGGAGGTAGCGGACGGCGACCTGCAGGTGGTCGGGCTCGGGTGGTTCGGACAGCAGGCTGCGCTGCAGCGCCTCGACCGTGCCGGCCAGCGCGGCGAGGGCGGAGCGCTCGGAGGTCCGGGTCTCCAGCCGGTCCAGCGCCTGGGCGATCTGCGCGGCGAAGGCGACCGCGGTGCCGACCTGCTCGGGCAGGTGCGCCTGCGGCTGCGCCCAGCCGATCACGATCGACCCGACCAGCCGGCCGCCGGTCTCCAGCGGCAGCCCGAGCCAGGCCTCGCAGCCGGTCTCGGCGATGGCCCGGTCCATCTCGGCGGTCAGGGCGCGTGCCTCCGCGGCGTCGTGCAGCAGCACCGGACGCCGGGTCCGGGCGGCGACGCTGATCGGCAGCGGGCCGTCGAGCGGCACGAGCCCGAACGTCTGCTGGGCCGTCTCGCCCAGGCCCTCGGACAGCACCAGCCGGATCATCGCCGGGTCGCGGGGGTCGGTGACCGCGACGGCCCCGCCCTGCGCACCGAGGGCGGCCAGGCCCCGCTCCGCGACGGCGACCAGCTCGCCCAGCGTCTCGGCCCCGCCCAGCTCCAGGGCCAGCCCGGCCAGCGCGGACAGCTGCCGCGCGCTGCGCAGCTCGGCCTCACGGGTCTGGATGCGGTCCAGCGCCTGGCTGCACTGGGCGGCGAAGGCGGTGAGCAGCTCGACGTCCTCGGGCTGGAACGCCTGCGGCGCGTCGTAGGCGACGGTGAGCACGCCGATGTCGCGTTCGGTGGTGCGCAGCGGGAGGCTGGCGAAGGCGACGGCGCCGGTGGCCTCGACCACGCCCGCCATCTCGGGGGCGAAGGCCAGGCAGGCCTCCCGGTCGGGCAGCAGCACCGGGCGACCCGTGCGGGCGGCCACGCTCACCGGCAGCGGGCCGTCGACGGGCACCTCCGCGTAGGTGCGCTGGGTGGTCTCCCCGCCGAGCCCGTCGGACACCACGGAGCGCAGCAGGTCGCCGTCCCGCACCGCCACCGCGCCGCCCGGCGAGCCGACCAGGGCCAGCCCGCCCTCGGTGACGACGGTGACCAGCTCGTCGACGCTGCGGGCACCGGCCAGCCGGAGCGCGACGGCGGCCAGCGCGGCCAGCTGCCCGGCGCTGAGCGCCTCCGCGGCGCGCGCCGCGGCGAGCTCGGTGCTGCGGGCGAAGAGGTCGGACTCGACCTCCAGGATGCGGCGCTGCAGCACGGACAGGTCCACCCCGACCCGCTGCTGGTCGCGGACGAAGTCGGTGATGTCCTCGGCGCGCTGCAGGACGTAGGCGCACCGGCCCGCCCCGTCCAGGACCGGGGTGCTGATCAGGCTCCAGAACCGCTTGCTGAACCCGCCGGCACCGTCGGGGATGTCGTACTCCTGCAGCGGCATGGTGTCCGGCTGCAGGGTGTCGCGGGCCCGCTCGAAGGAGGCCTGCACCGCGCTGACCCCGCCGTCGGCCTGGGAGTCCGACGGGTTGCCGGGGAAGGCCTCGAACACCGGCCGGCCCACCAGCTCGGCCAGCGTGCGCCCGGTGGTGGCCAGGTAGGCGGCGTTGGCGCCGACGATGACCAGGTCAGGGGTCATGACCAGGTACGGCGTGGGCATCGCCTCGAAGACGGCGGCGAAGTCGATCGCCGCGCGCGCCACGTTCCCTGCCGTCACGGCCCCCGCCCGTCCCCACCCGGGGGCCGGGCGGCGTCGGACGATCCTAGCGACCGCCGGTGCCCGGCCTCCCCGGCTCAGCCCCGGGCCACCAGCAGCTCCGTCGCCCGCCACACCGCGGCGGCCGCGTCGGCGTCCAGGCCCGTGCGGGCGGGGCGGCGGACCACGGGGTGGCCCTTGACGCTGCCGAGGCCGTCGGGCCCGACGTAGGCGTTGCCGGGCACGTCCTGCGTGGCGGCGAACAGGGTCGGCAGGGCGCCGTGCTCGACGTCGTTCAGCAGCCGGCCGCCCAGCCGCAGCACCAGCTTCTGCCGGGAGTGGTCGACCAGCCCGGTGTGCGCGATCCCCGGGTGCGCCAGCACCGACCGCACCGCGCTGCCCGACGCGGTGAGCCGGCGCTGCAGCTCCAGCGAGGTCAGCACCTGGGCCAGCTTGGAGTCCCGGTAGGCCTGCAGCGGCGAGTAGCGCCGGGTGCGCCAGTCGAGGTCGGCGACGTCGAGCCGCCCCAGCCGGTGCAGCTGGCTGGTCACGGCGACGACCCGGTCGGTGACGTGCGGCAGCAGCAGCTGGGTCAGCAGGAAGGGCCCGGTGTGGTTGGTCGCCGTCTGCAGGTCCAGGCCGTCCGCCGTCCGGGCCGCCGGCACGTCCATGACGCCGGCGTTGTGCACGAGCACGTCCAGTGGGCCGGACCAGGCTGCGGCGAACTCGCGCACCGAGGTCAGGTCGGACACGTCCAGCCGTCGCAGCTCCACGTCGCCGGGCAGTGCCTCCACCGCCGGGCGCGCCCGCTCCGGGTCGCGCACCCCGACCACGACGGAGGCGCCGGCGCGCGCCAGCTCCCGGCTGGTGACCAGCCCGAGGCCGCGCGCCCCGCCGGTGACCACCACCGTCCGTCCGGTCAGGTCGGGCAGGTCGGCCGCCGTCCAGTTCGCCATTCCACGCTCCTCGTCGTCCGGGGCGGCCGTGCGCCGCTCCCGCCGACCCAGGAGACGGCCTGCGCGGGAGGGCAGGAAGGCAGCGCCCAGCCACTGACCAGCAGTCAGTGGTCCGGACCCCGCGCCGCCGGGACGATGGACGCAGACGACGGCCACGCGGCCGCCGCACCGAGGAGGAGCCGTGGCCGCACCGCTGGACCGGGAGGCGCTGGGTGCGTTCCTGCGCGCCCGCCGGGAGGCCCTGCAGCCGGGCGACGTGGGCCTGGGGCACCGCCCGCGGCGCCGCACCCCGGGGCTCCGGCGGGAGGACGTGGCGGAGCTGTGCGCCATGTCGGTCGACTACGTGGCCCGCCTGGAGCGCGGTGACGGACCGCAGCCCTCACCCCAGATGGCCGCGGCGCTGGCCCGCGGGCTGCGGCTGACGTCGGCCGAGCGCGACCACCTGTTCCTGCTCTGCGGGCACCGTCCGGCGCAGCGACCGGTGGGCGACCACGTCGGCCCGGGGCTGATGCGGGTCCTGGACCGGCTGCAGGACACCCCGGCCCAGGTGATCGGCCCGGTCGGCGAGACGCTGCTGCAGACCCCGCCGGCGGTGGCCCTGCTCGGCGACCAGACCCGGTTCACCGGCCCGGCCCGCAGCGCGGTGCACCGCTGGTTCACCGACCCGGCCGAGCGCGCGCGGTACCTCCCGGCCGACCACGACGTGACCGCGCGCTCCTACGTCGCCGGGCTGCGCGCCGCTGCGACCCGCGACGGGGCGTCCTCGGCTGCGGCCCGGCTGGCCGCCGACCTGCACGGGGTCAGCGCCGAGTTCGCCGCGGTGTGGGACCGGCAGGAGGTCGGGGTGCGCTGGAGCGGCGCGAAGCGGTTCGTGCACCC belongs to Modestobacter sp. L9-4 and includes:
- a CDS encoding DUF1206 domain-containing protein — encoded protein: MHVVPRRVHDAVTRAREVTDHPVLTHLARVGLVAYGVLHVLIGWLAFRIAWSETPRTEDADQTGALQTVAGSPGGRVLLWVIGLGMLALAVWQAGEVLRWWTGLLRPGHRRRVAVVCAKCGAKAVVYAVLGVTALFFAVGAEYDAAVRFRDLTDDALHVPGGAALVVAVGVGVVAVGLYTLVRGVTGGFMRDVDLDAAPDRVEPFIQRVGAVGYVAKGIAFAVSGGLLVYAAATSDVSTATGLDGAMNAIGAVPTGQWLLTAVAVGFAAFGVYALARARYPDRDPAS
- a CDS encoding GNAT family N-acetyltransferase; its protein translation is MVTTTWRGAFSNDDVNALHAEGFGHRLLDDDWNAQVERFSLGWVTAVDGAELVGFVNVAWDGGVHAFLLDTLVRADRRRQGIGSALVRAAVAGSRGTGCEWLHVDFEEHLRGFYLDGCGFAPTGAGLVALA
- a CDS encoding SDR family NAD(P)-dependent oxidoreductase, translating into MANWTAADLPDLTGRTVVVTGGARGLGLVTSRELARAGASVVVGVRDPERARPAVEALPGDVELRRLDVSDLTSVREFAAAWSGPLDVLVHNAGVMDVPAARTADGLDLQTATNHTGPFLLTQLLLPHVTDRVVAVTSQLHRLGRLDVADLDWRTRRYSPLQAYRDSKLAQVLTSLELQRRLTASGSAVRSVLAHPGIAHTGLVDHSRQKLVLRLGGRLLNDVEHGALPTLFAATQDVPGNAYVGPDGLGSVKGHPVVRRPARTGLDADAAAAVWRATELLVARG
- a CDS encoding STAS domain-containing protein → MTALPIDLDPTRIDVRAATSADGAVITVSGEIDSTTAPGLRTCLLEVLERPGTVTVEVDLTGVSFLDSAGLSALATAHRAAQAGGRTLQMRVGGTRAVVRPLEITGLRDVFTVVG
- a CDS encoding SpoIIE family protein phosphatase, encoding MTAGNVARAAIDFAAVFEAMPTPYLVMTPDLVIVGANAAYLATTGRTLAELVGRPVFEAFPGNPSDSQADGGVSAVQASFERARDTLQPDTMPLQEYDIPDGAGGFSKRFWSLISTPVLDGAGRCAYVLQRAEDITDFVRDQQRVGVDLSVLQRRILEVESDLFARSTELAAARAAEALSAGQLAALAAVALRLAGARSVDELVTVVTEGGLALVGSPGGAVAVRDGDLLRSVVSDGLGGETTQRTYAEVPVDGPLPVSVAARTGRPVLLPDREACLAFAPEMAGVVEATGAVAFASLPLRTTERDIGVLTVAYDAPQAFQPEDVELLTAFAAQCSQALDRIQTREAELRSARQLSALAGLALELGGAETLGELVAVAERGLAALGAQGGAVAVTDPRDPAMIRLVLSEGLGETAQQTFGLVPLDGPLPISVAARTRRPVLLHDAAEARALTAEMDRAIAETGCEAWLGLPLETGGRLVGSIVIGWAQPQAHLPEQVGTAVAFAAQIAQALDRLETRTSERSALAALAGTVEALQRSLLSEPPEPDHLQVAVRYLPAARQAQVGGDWYDSFVLADGRTALVIGDVTGHDSIAAAAMAQVRNVLRGVAHSGGGTPAQVLSGLDLAMRDLAIGTLATAVLATVEQVDGGRVLRWSNAGHPAPLLVRPDGSVEVLERPADLLLGVDPGARRADHLHLLQPGSTVLLYTDGLIERPGVPLDEGEAWLVGLLQEIGQLPLEQLCDRVLGELAGRVDDDVALLAIRAHREDRPRPAEAGPVQLPEGHSALR
- a CDS encoding helix-turn-helix transcriptional regulator, coding for MAAPLDREALGAFLRARREALQPGDVGLGHRPRRRTPGLRREDVAELCAMSVDYVARLERGDGPQPSPQMAAALARGLRLTSAERDHLFLLCGHRPAQRPVGDHVGPGLMRVLDRLQDTPAQVIGPVGETLLQTPPAVALLGDQTRFTGPARSAVHRWFTDPAERARYLPADHDVTARSYVAGLRAAATRDGASSAAARLAADLHGVSAEFAAVWDRQEVGVRWSGAKRFVHPGLGRIDLFCQTLLDPDDGQTLLVFTATPGTEDAEKLALLTVLGTDHFPVG
- a CDS encoding sacsin N-terminal ATP-binding-like domain-containing protein, translating into MPEPTELRRRVLAAWTDSPARFREDANAEEDLVRGGYRDRLLVELAQNAADAAARTGVPGHLRLELTGDVLRAGNTGAPLDDDGVQALATLRASAKRDAADAVGRFGVGFAAVLAVSDAPAVVSTGRSVRFSAEDTRAAVAAVPALAAELARRGGAVPVLRLPFDADGAPPAGLATEVVLPLRPGSADAVRAALHALDAELLLALPALARVDVVVDGATRTLTREDDGGRVRLGDGDRTRTWQLVQRTVQLPAELLADRPVEERGRRAATLTWAVPLDEAGVPAPLPGRQVLHAPTPSDEPLSLPARLVAPFPLGPDRRHVAPGPVTDALVQAAADGYAELLAALPADPVLLRLVPGVGLAAAALDAALCTAVLDRLTATAWLPPADPEERPLRPDRAVALDEATDERVAALVGVLPGLLPAGWSHRRDAPVRAALGVRRAGLADVVEAVRGVRRPGEWWADLYAALDGADREELAALPVPLADGRTAQTPAGVLLADAALPAGRLAPLGLRIADPAVAVGPARRVLERLGARPATAAAVLADPDVRAAVETSLDRADDGEDVEPLAVAVLTLVAAAGPRPGELPWLAELALPDDDGGWAPAGELVLPGSPLADVLAPGALGTLDPEVATGQDAGALRAVGVLDTFALVTAADPEELDVDRAEEWAEAVLDRLPDGAPPPDWPPLTAVRDLELVRDWDRALPLLAALPATARADVDLGGTAVPGHLRWWLRTSPVLGGTRPDQLRAADGVELQGLYEPVPDLPPAVLELLRPAATVADLLADVDDAVELLHRLGDPQRTVGPPVLARVYARLAAALDGVDVEPPARVRVAPDRVSAEAVVLDAPWLQPLVDAPLVPAGGAPEAVADLLDLPLASELEQARVTSRAARTVAWSEVPGARLAATRLGLAELTGSVAVHPTLTVSGGRSVAWWPGADNDAVDGTPAALGRALAWRAGAWPLRQALAEAFAHPQRAAELAAEDSVG
- a CDS encoding DUF1206 domain-containing protein — encoded protein: METSSAVHDAARSSTLRRLAAVGLAGYGVVHLLVAGLVLQLAWRGGGPRSSGQESTADPTGALAVLAGSTAGRSLLVLLAVGFAALTVWQAVEVLRHRRAVPQPGPERRAAVLQLLRTVGSALVYGWLTWLTVRAALAGGQQRDDEQRSARGVLALPGGQWLVVGAGVVLVVIGVYQLQKGWRAGFLDELDLDGLPPRLGRLTRVVCQGAFVAKGASFAAVGVVLGWAAATFDPDQATGLDGALQTIVATRYGPWVLTGIAAGFAAFSVYCFTRARHPVS
- a CDS encoding DUF1206 domain-containing protein, with the translated sequence MGTSGNVVGSSGNAAQRAGDSRALERLAQVGLTAYGVVHLLIAWLALQLAWGGGGGSADQSGAMATLAGEPLGRALLWVLVVGLVALAVWQLAEVLRHRAGLQAQGEARKKAAGKVVKAVAKTVVYLFLAVTALRFATGGGQSSSDQQQSTVAGVFGWPGGRFLVGVAALVVIGVGVYHVRKGVTGHFLKEIDTARAGAGQRRVIERLGQVGYPAKGVALALVGGLLGWAAVTFDPEKASGLDGAMRTLLDAPFGKVLLTLVALGIAAFGVFCLFRARYPERT